The Glandiceps talaboti chromosome 19, keGlaTala1.1, whole genome shotgun sequence genome contains a region encoding:
- the LOC144450166 gene encoding ferrochelatase, mitochondrial-like, with translation MKRTMRLIWPRLTSRSLSVSSPRHSENVKSEETNTRPKTGVMMLNMGGPETLDEVHEFLLRLFSDKDIIPLPAQSTLAPWIAKRRTPKIQAQYKKIGGGSPIKMWTHKQGEALIKILDDLSPDTAPHKYYIGFRYVHPLTEDTIDQMEKDGVERVVAFTQYPQYSCSTTGSSLNAIYKHYAKNKDLLEKSKLQWSVIDRWPTHPGFIQAITDTIKDELAKFPADVQDDVVLLFSAHSLPMKVVNRGDPYPQEVAATVQRVMESLNFSHPFRLVWQSKVGPLPWLGPQTDEAIEGLTKNGRKNMLLIPIAFVNDHIETLHELDLEYAEELAVKCGVQNIRRSAALNDHPVFIKALADIVKTHLESNQSCTRQLPLRCPGCVNATCGHTKQFFVNQSQTLSN, from the exons ATGAAACGTACGATGCGGCTTATAT GGCCCAGGCTGACTAGTAGAAGTTTGTCTGTGAGTTCACCAAGGCACAGCGAGAATGTGAAAAGTGAAGAAACCAATACTAGACCAAAGACTGGAGTTATGATGCTAAATATGGGAGGTCCTGAAACATTAGATGAAGTACACGAATTCCTACTTAGATTATTTTCAGATAAAGATATTATACCACTCCCAGCACAGAG TACATTAGCACCATGGATTGCCAAGCGACGAACACCAAAGATTCAGGCACAGTACAAGAAGATAGGGGGTGGTTCCCCTATTAAGATGTGGACACATAAACAGGGGGAGGCACTCATAAAAATCCTAGATGATTTAAGTCCAGACACAG CTCCACATAAGTATTATATAGGATTCCGATATGTCCATCCTCTTACTGAAGACACCATTGACCAAATGGAGAA AGATGGTGTTGAGAGGGTTGTAGCGTTTACCCAgtatccacagtacagttgttCGACTACTGGTAGTAGTTTAAATGCTATCTACAAACATTATGCAAAGAATAAAGATTTACTTGAAAAGAGTAAACTGCAATGGAGTGTGATAGATAGATGGCCAACGCACCCAGGATTTATACAG GCCATTACTGATACTATCAAAGATGAACTGGCCAAATTTCCTGCTGATGTACAAGATGatgttgtgttgttattttcagCTCATTCATTGCCAATGAAA GTTGTCAATAGGGGTGACCCCTATCCACAAGAGGTGGCTGCAACTGTTCAGAGGGTGATGGAGTCATTGAACTTTTCACATCCATTCAGACTTGTATGGCAGTCAAAG GTTGGTCCGTTGCCATGGTTAGGTCCACAAACAGATGAAGCTATTGAAGGACTTACTAAGAATGGGAGGAAAAATATGTTACTTATCCCGATAGCATTTGTTAATGATCATATAGAAACACTACATGAATTAGATTTAGAATACGCTGAAGAACTAGCCGtaaag TGTGGAGTTCAAAATATCAGAAGGTCAGCAGCTTTGAATGATCATCCAGTCTTTATCAAG GCATTAGCAGACATTGTGAAGACTCACCTGGAATCTAACCAGAGCTGTACAAGACAACTTCCATTAAGATGTCCTGGTTGTGTCAATGCTACGTGTGGCCACACTAAACAATTTTTCGTTAACCAATCACAGACTTTATCAAATTAG